One region of Oxalobacteraceae bacterium OTU3CAMAD1 genomic DNA includes:
- the gap gene encoding type I glyceraldehyde-3-phosphate dehydrogenase → MTIKVAINGYGRIGRNVLRAFYEGGKKQDIQIVAINDLGDAKSNAHLTRYDTAHGKFPGTVEVDGDNMIVNGDVIRVFAQRNPAEIPWGDLGVDVVLECTGFFTTKEKASAHLKGGAKKVIISAPGGKDVDATIVYGVNQNVLKSTDTVISNASCTTNCLAPLVKPLNDAIGLETGLMTTVHAYTNDQVLSDVMHEDLRRARSATMSMIPTKTGAAAAVGLVLPELNGKLDGFAIRVPTINVSLVDLSFIAKRDTTVEEVNALMKAASEGALKEVLTYQTEPLVSIDFNHNPASSNFDSTLTKVSGRLVKVSSWYDNEWGFSNRMLDTTVALMTAK, encoded by the coding sequence ATGACGATCAAAGTTGCAATCAACGGCTACGGCCGTATCGGCCGCAATGTATTGCGCGCTTTCTACGAAGGTGGCAAGAAGCAAGACATCCAGATCGTGGCGATCAACGACCTGGGCGACGCCAAGTCGAACGCCCACCTGACCCGCTACGACACCGCCCACGGCAAGTTCCCTGGCACGGTGGAAGTCGACGGCGACAACATGATCGTCAACGGCGACGTGATCCGCGTGTTCGCGCAGCGCAATCCGGCTGAAATCCCATGGGGCGACCTGGGCGTGGACGTGGTGCTCGAGTGCACCGGCTTCTTCACCACCAAAGAAAAGGCTTCGGCTCACTTGAAGGGCGGCGCCAAGAAAGTCATCATCTCGGCACCGGGCGGCAAGGACGTCGACGCCACCATCGTGTACGGCGTCAACCAGAACGTGCTGAAGTCGACCGACACCGTCATCTCGAACGCTTCGTGCACCACCAACTGCCTGGCCCCGCTGGTCAAGCCGCTCAACGACGCCATCGGCCTGGAAACCGGCCTGATGACCACCGTCCACGCCTACACCAACGACCAGGTGCTGTCGGACGTGATGCACGAAGACCTGCGCCGCGCCCGTTCGGCCACGATGAGCATGATCCCGACCAAGACCGGCGCCGCCGCCGCGGTCGGCCTGGTGCTGCCTGAGCTGAACGGCAAGCTGGACGGCTTCGCGATCCGCGTGCCGACCATCAACGTTTCGCTGGTCGACCTGTCGTTCATCGCCAAGCGCGACACGACCGTCGAAGAAGTCAACGCGCTGATGAAGGCCGCCTCCGAAGGCGCCCTCAAGGAAGTGCTGACCTATCAGACCGAACCGCTGGTCTCGATCGACTTCAACCACAACCCGGCGTCGTCGAACTTCGACTCGACCCTGACCAAAGTGTCGGGGCGCCTGGTGAAGGTATCGTCGTGGTACGACAACGAGTGGGGCTTCTCGAACCGCATGCTCGACACCACCGTGGCGCTGATGACCGCGAAGTAA